In Aerococcaceae bacterium zg-252, the genomic window AGCACCACTCATACGAATAAATTGTGCTTCTTCACGCAAAGCCTTTAAATTTTTAGAGCCTGTATAGCCCATTCCTGAACGTAAGCCCCCTAATAATTGAAAGACAATATCAGCTACACTACCCTTATAGGCTACTCGTCCTTCAATACCTTCTGGCACTAATTTATTAGCTTCATTTTTAGATTGGAAATAACGGTCACTTGAGCCTTTTTCCATTGCAGCCAAACTTCCCATACCACGATATGATTTAAAGCGACGACCTTGATAAATTTCAAATTCACCCGGTGATTCATCAGTTCCTGCTAACATACTTCCTAACATTACAGCATGTCCTCCAGCAGCAATTGCTTTCACAATATCACCAGAATACTTAATACCACCGTCTGCGATAATTGCTTTATCATACTCACGTGCAACTGACGCACATTCATAGATTGCTGTTAATTGTGGTACTCCAACACCAGCCACTACACGTGTCGTACAAATTGAACCTGGGCCAATCCCAACTTTAACAATATCGACACCCACTTCAAATAAATCACGTGTTGCTTCTGCTGTCGCCACATTTCCCGCAATAATCGTCACATTTGGAAACGCATCACGAATTTCCTTGATTTTACGAATAACACCTGCACTATGCCCATGGGCTGTATCAATTACCAATGCATCAACTTGTTCGTTAATTAATGCTTGTGCACGTTCAAATGTATCGCTCGTTACGCCAACTGCAGCTGCTACAAGCAAACGACCATGTTTATCTTTTGCAGCATTAGGAAACTCAATGACTTTTTCAATATCTTTAATGGTAATCAGTCCGGATAATTTCCCTTCCTTATCCACAATCGGCAATTTTTCAATTCGATGTTGATATAAAATCTTTTCTGCTTCTTGTAATGAAGTACCAACTTCAGCTGTTACCAAATTTTCAGCGGTCATAAAATTAGCAATCTTTTGCTGATAATCACTAATAAAACGCATATCTCGATTGGTAATAATACCAACCAATGTCAAATCTTGTTCACTTTTTACAATTGGCACACCACTAATACGATAATGCGACATCAAATTTTCAGCATCTTGAACTAGGTGTTCAGGAGTTAAATAAAAAGGGTCTAAAATCACTCCATTTTCCGAACGTTTCACTTTCTGTACTTCATGTGCTTGTTCGTCAATACTCATATTTTTATGAATGACACCCAATCCACCTTGTCGTGCCATTGCAATCGCCATATTCGCATCGGTGACGGTATCCATACTCGCACTAATAATTGGAATATTCAATTTTAAATTCGGTGCTAATTGCACAGTTAAATCAACATCATTCGGCAAAACTTCACTGCGTGCCGGCACTAATAAAACATCATCAAATGTATATCCTTCACGTTGAAATTTAGATTCCCATTTATTCATTCTTCGCATTTCCTTTCCTTTTTATCCTTAACTGAATAAGATTAATTGTTTAATAGAGTACCATTTGTATCATAAAATTTCAATCATTTTATTTAAAGAAAACGAATTTTAATTATACTTTAATATATAGCATTCGTGATTTTCTCGGGTTGGCTTAATGTCCACTTCGCACACTTGTGATAACAGGATAAATATAAAATAAAAGGGCAAGCTGACACCTACCCTTTACTTTCATATTAAATTAAAAGACGCCACCACGAATATTTAAGCGACGTTTCAAATAGAAACGTGCCACAATCGTTACTAAACCAATGACTAATAATACCATTGGTGGCAAGACTGGATTAATGACTTTCGGTACAAACGCTGTTACTAAACTAACGGCTGCAACCCAAGCAATCATCGCTAATGATGACATTCCAAAATAACGTAAATAACCTCTTTGCCCTTTGGGAGCATCTGGTTTCGGCAAATTCCGAGCAATCATTAACATCGCAAATCCAGCCACAATATAGTTGACAATCAATGTAATCAAGCCAATTGTATTTTGAACTTTATTAGACGCATTTAATAAAGAAAATCCTGTCATAATCGTATAGATTGAACCTAATAATAAAGCTCCGTCTAGAGCAATTTTCCATGGTTCAGACGGTTCTAAATCTTCTTTAGGCTCTGTTGGAAAATGCTGTTCCTTAATAATGGCTGCACATTCTGTTGGAGTACCATATAATTGTTTAGCTGTTTGACCTGTCTTTTGCCCTTGAATTAAGGTATCAGCAATTTCTGCAAATACAGCTTGATAGGCTGATTGTGCCAATTTTTCACTTTCTAAATGCTTATCCACTGCCATTAAATATTGTTGATTTTTTTTCGTTAAACGATTAAATACATCAGTTGTCACAGCTTTCAATACAGACTCAGTTTGACTTGGCACTACATAGACATCTGCTTCTTTCGCATCATGACTATCGCTTTCTGCTGTTTCGACAACTTTCTCTGTCGCATCAGAAGTAGCAAGGTCTTCCAATACCTCAACATCAACTTCAACTGCTTCAACGGTTTCTTTTGATTTATCTGTCATATTCTCACTCTTCCTTATTCAAGTACTATTATCCTATGCTGACTTCAATGAACTGAAATGCCCCTACTTTGCAACACTCTAAATATTCCTATGCTCCGTTAATTCATTTCAACTCATTCATCGTCGCACTCCGTTTTATTACTAGACATTAAATCTGAATAACATAATGTCGCCGTCTTGTACTTCGTATTCTTTCCCTTCAGAACGATAGCGTCCTGCTTCTTTTGCTTTTGTCATACTTTGATAAGTCATTAAATCATCATACGACACCGTTTCTGCACGAATAAATCCACGTTCAAAATCAGAGTGAATCACTCCAGCCGCTTGTGGTGCTTTCATTCCTAATCGGAACGTCCACGCACGTACTTCTTGCTCTCCAGCCGTAAAGTAAGTGGCTAATCCTAATAATGAATATGCCTTTTGAATTAAACGATCTAAACCAGATTCTGTTAAACCATAATCTTCTAAAAAGACAGCTTTTTCTTCGTCATCCAATTCAGCAATTTCTTCTTCCAAACGTGCACAAACTGGTACAACTTCTGCCCCTTGCTCTTTAGCCAACGCTTCAACTTGTGCTAAATAAGGATTCCCTGTTGGATCAGATACTTCATCTTCGCCAATATTCGCAACATAAAGCATTTTTTTACGTGTTAGTAAAAATAAGTTACGGACGAACGGTAATTGTTCATCATAAAATTCAACCGAATTGGCTAATTGATTATTTTCTAATGCCTCTTTCAGTTTTTCAAGCACTTCCATTTCAATCATTGCATCTTTATCTTTTGACTTAGCTAATTTCGCTACACGTGCAATACGTTTATCAACTGTTTCTAAGTCAGCAAAAATTAATTCTAAATTAATCGTTTCAATATCTGAAATCGGGTCAACCGTTCCAGACACATGGGTAATATTCCCGTCATCAAAACAACGCACTACATGACAAATAGCATCCACTTGTCGAATATGACTTAAAAACTTATTCCCTAATCCTTCTCCACGACTAGCACCTTTTACAATACCAGCAATATCCGTAAATTCAAAGGTTGTCGGTACTGTTTTTTTCGGTTTAATTAATTGAGTAATATCAAATAATCGGTGGTCTGGCACCTCCACAATTCCTACATTTGGTTCAATAGTCGCAAATGGATAATTAGCTGCCTCCACCCCTGCTTTCGTTATTGCATTAAATAATGTCGATTTACCTACGTTTGGTAATCCTACAATCCCTGCTGTTAATGCCATGCTTTCACTCTCTTTCATTCTTACTATGCGTTAAATAAAGACTTGATACCTTTTTCAATTGTATCCTAACCTTTATTCCGCATTATTTTCTTCATATTTCTTTAAAATTTTCTTGATTTTCTTATCAAAATCTCGACGCGTCATGGTAACAATATGTCCACAATATTCGCATTTAATTTTGATGTCCATTCCCATTCGAATCACTTGCCAACGATTTGTTTGGCACGCATGTGGTTTACGCATTTCAACTATATCTAATTTATCATAGGGTTTGCGTTCCATTATTACCTCACCTCTCATTGCTCCATTATAAATGGATATTTAATAAATCTAAAATACGAATTAAATCGGATTGCGATAAAAATTCAATTTCAATTTTACCTTTTTCACCTTTTTGCTGAACAACAGCATGTGTGCCAAAATATTCTTGCATGCGATTTTCAATCGCTTTTAAATACGCTGGCTTTTCAATTGTTTTATCTTTTTCGCTAGTCGGCTTTTGTATTTCCGGTGTTTCGCTTAAAGATTGTACCAATTCTTCTAACTGACGAACAGTTAATTGCTCTTCAATCACTTTTTTCGCAATTTCGATTTGTTTATCTTTATTTTTAATCGACAACAATGTACGAGCTAACCCCATTGATAAGTCACCATTATTTACCCACTGCTTAATTTGTTCAGGCAAACTCAATAATCGTAAATAGTTCGCAATATACGGACGACTTTTTCCCATGCGTTCAGCCACTTCATTTTGAGTTAAATTTAATTTAACCATTAAAACATTGTAGGCTTCAGCCTCTTCCATAGGGCTTAAATCTTCACGTTGTAAATTTTCTAAAACAGCAATTTCAATCATTTGCTCTTCATCAATTTGACGAACAATGGCTGGGATTGTTTCTTTCCCTGCTAATCGACTCGCACGAACTCGACGTTCGCCTGCAATTAATTCATACCCTTTAACAGACGATTGTCTAACAATAATCGGTTGAAAGACACCGGATTGTTTAATCGAGTTAGCTAGTTCTTGTAAAGCTGCTTCTTCAAATTTTTTACGAGGTTGATAGGGATTGCTGCGAATCTCAGATAATGCTAATTCTTCGACGATTTCATTATCATTGAGCTGGTCATCATAATTAGAAAACAAGGCATCCATGCCTCGACCTAATCCACCTTTTTTATTTTTATTCGCCATTTGCTAGCACCTCCCTAGCTAAATCCATATACATTTCAGCTCCACGAGATTTTGGATCATAATCAATAATGGACTGCCCGTATGACGGTGCAACAGATAAGCTGACAGTTCTTGAAATAACTGTACGATACACTTTTTCTTGGAAATATTTGCGTACTTCTTCCACCACTTCACGTCCAAGATTCGTACGTGTCAACATCGTTAACAACACACCTTCAATACGGAATGTCCGATTATAACGGCGTTGAATCAAACGAATTGTATTCAATAATTGACTTAATCCCTCTAAAGCATAATATTCAGCTTGTACCGGAATCAATATCGTATCACTTGCCGTAAAGGCATTTATTGATAATTGCCCTAAAGACGGTGGACAATCTACTAAAATATAATCAAAATCATCACGAATAGGAGCAACGGCATTTTTTAAACGCAGCTCACGATTTTCAATATTCGCTAACTCTACTTCAGCTGCTGCTAATTGAATCGTTGCTGGAACAATATAAAGTCCTTCTCTTGATGTCGGTAATATACAGGGTGCCATTGGAATCTCATCTACTAATATTTCATATAAACTATTGATAACATTGACACGCTCAATACCCAAACCACTGGTTGCATTACCTTGAGAATCCGAATCAATAATCAAAACTTTTTTACCTAGAGCTGCTAAGGCAGCTCCTAAATTGACGGTTGTCGTTGTTTTACCTACGCCACCTTTTTGGTTACCTACCGCAATCATTTTTCCCATATCGATGCTCCTTTCTATTTAATTGGTTGTTTTATTGGTTTTCCTGCTTTACGGGGATATTTTTTTTGTGTTTCTAATGTCTTACGAATTTTAATAAAAGTTCGTTCACTGTCTTCGACAGGCAATAAAGCCACTTTTACTTCTTCTAATTTAGCACCTAGTACATGAATCGCTTTTTGAGCATCATCTAATTCCTCTTGACCTTTGGCTGCTTTAAGTGCTAAGAAATAGCCCCCTTTACGCACCAATGGTAAACAAAATTCTGATAATACATTCAATGACGCTACGGCTCTGGCTGTTGCAATATCAAATTGTTCACGGTATACAGGATTTTGCCCCGCATCTTCTGCTCGAGCATGAATCGCTTGCACATTGTCTAATTGTAATTCTTCACTAACAATATTTAGAAAATTAATACGCTTATTTAACGAATCAATAATCGTTATCTCCAACTCTGGTTTAACAATCTTTAACGGAATACTTGGAAATCCAGCTCCCGCCCCCACATCAACCAATCGCTGTTGATAATGCTCAAGTGGTAATTCCCATAAAAGCATAATACTATCGAAGAAATGCTTTAAATACACCTCGTCTTTTTCGGTAATCGCAGTTAAATTAATCTTTTCATTCCATTCAATTAACAGCTCATAATAGCGTTCAAATTGCTGAATTTGATAATTTGATAACTCAATTCCATGCTTACGCAATTCTATAATAAATTGTTCAATATTCATCTTATGAGCCTCCTCTATTTTGTGAAACAAAAATGTTTCACACTATACTACTTTACCCCAAATACCTTGAAATAGCAACTTTTTTTCGCAATTCCGTACGACTATTCCTAGCACTATTTTGATAACTTTCCACAACAAATAATAAATACGCCTAGACGATTTTTAACGACTAAGCGTATCGCTCATTTTATTTAAAATAAACTAATCCTTTAAGTTCAAATCGAATCCTTGTGCTTCAATCACTCTCATAATTTGCGACCGTAATACAGGGGCGATTTCAAATTTTTGTGTAACTTGGTCAGTAAACGCAAGCGATTTTTGATTTGATTGACGTGAATCATAATAATTTGCCATTTCATCATCGTATGCCGCTAAATCTGCCATAATATCTTCATGATATGGATAGGTATTTTCACCGATTTTATAGCTAAATGGCATACGTGGTTTTAATTCTGGTTGGTCAGCTGGATACCCAAAACCAATCCCTAAAATAGGAAAGGTCAATTCTGGTAATCCTAATATGTTAATAATCGCTTGACTATCATTTAAAATGCTCCCAAAATAGACAGCTCCCATACCCAATGACTCGATTGCATTCGTTACATTTTGTGCTGCTAAATAGGCATCTGCTGCTCCTTGGAAGAAGAAGTCCATTGAACGATAATTAGTGCCTGTATATCCTTTCTGCTGCGCAATCGTTTTATTACGATAGCTATCCACAATAAAAATAAGCAGTTCTGGTGCCGTAACAACATAAGGTTGCTTACAAATTTCTGCAATGGCACGACGTTTTTCTAAATCTGTGATACGAATAACCGAATAGGATTGCAAGCCATTACTCGTTGCCGTTCGATTCATCACTGCAAATAATTGCTCTAATACATCATTTGAGACTGCTTGTTCTTTAAAAAATCGAATAGTACGATGATTTAATTGATGCTTTATCGTTTCGTTCATATTGAATTCTCCTTACACTTGATTACTTTATTAGTTTAACGGCTACACATTAAATTTTCAAATAATTCATCTATCTTCCTATATTGATTCATGCTACAATATAGCCGTTAGTCAACACTATTATGACAGAGTAGAGAAATTGCGTTAAGTGTTAATGGATGGAATGTTGCCATTAAACGAAGAAATCAATCTTTCGCGATAATTTCTCGCATTCGCTGCATTTATTGTAGCTCTCTGCACAACACGCAGTGCGAGTAAGGACGTCACGCACTAGAATAAGGAGAGTATTTTATGAAAAAGAAATTAACTACGATTCAATTATCGTTATTAGGCATTATTTTAGGAATTCGCATCGCAATGAGTTTTATTCCATCATTTAAAGTTGGAACCTTTGTAGAACTTGGGGTTGGATTCATTGGCACTGCCCTTTCAGGTGCTCTATTTGGGCCGTTTTATGCAATGGTTATCGGTGTGATTAATGATATTATTACAGCATTAATACATGGCAAATCATTCTTTTTTGGTTATACACTGAGTGCTGCCATTGCTGGACTTATTTATGGTTTTGGATTATGGCGAAAAAATCATTCTCTTAAACGAATTTTTAGTACTGTACTACTTATCACCATAGTAGTAAATTTAGGTTTAGGTTCCATTTGGGTTAAAATGATGACAGGTAAAGCATGGGAAGTCTTTATGGGTATTCGTATTATTAAGAATATCTTTTCATTATTTTTGAACACTTTTATTTTATACGTTTTATTTAATCACCCAACTATTAAACGTTACATCGACCGCTATAAATTTTAATTAATTTCATGACTAACAATTGAAACATTCACCTTTCGGAGCGTTTTTCGCTCCTTTTTTTATTAGTCTTTCAAGTGGTACTGTGATAAACTATTTTTATAATTAAACTCATGTAGAAAGCGAGTCTTTAAATGACAAAAGAATCAATAGCAATTATCGGCGGTGGTATCGTTGGCTCTACTGCAGCTTATTACCTCGCCAAAGCCGGATATACTGTTACCTTATTTGACGAAGGAACCGGACAAGCAACTTCAGCGGCTGCAGGCATCATTTGTCCTTGGTTTACCCTACGCCGTAATAAACCGTGGTATTTTTTAGTTTCTCAAGGAGCAGAATTTTATCGCCAACTAATGCGTGACCTAACTGATGACGGCTTTGAAACCACTCATATTTTCAAAGAACAAGGTGCATTAATCATTCGTAAAAATCAAAAAAGTTTAGATCGTGATATCGACGCTAGTACATTGAAAAAAGAAACAGCTCCGTCTATACAAACTGTCAAGACTTTATCACCTCAAGAATCAAATGAACTTTTTCCAATGTTAGAAACAGATTATAGTGCAACACATGTACAAGGTGGTGGACGAGTAGACGGTGCGGCATTAATTAAGACATTAAAACAAGCATTTACAATGCATGGTGGGCAACTAATCAATAAAGCAGCTATGTTAACTAACGAACATTTAATACAATATCAGCAACAGGAACCACAGTCCTTTGATAAAATCTTACTCGCTGCTGGAGCATGGCTCCCTAACCTTTTAGAGCCACTCAACTATACTGTCGATATTCGCCCGCAAAAAGGACAACTCTTTAGTATTCAAACAGACTACCAAGACACTGGTAACTGGCCTGTCATCATGCCCCCTGGTAAAGTAGATATCATTCCAAACGCTAATGGCGAAATCGTGATTGGCGCAACACACGAAGATGATATGGGATACGATTTAACTATTGATAATAATAAATTAGAAGAATTATTCGAAACAGCTAAAAATTGGATTCCGTCAATTACTAACTATTCAATCCACAATACAAGAGTTGGTATTCGTGCCTACACTTCCGACTATACGGTATTAGTCGGAAAAGTGCCACAAACCACTAATATTTGGGCTGTGAGTGGTCTAGGGTCATCAGGATTAACAAGTGGGCCTTATCTAGGGTACCAATGGGCACAACTCGTTCAAACAGGAAAATGGACTATTAGCGAAACGGACTTCCCCATTAATAAATTTATACAAAAAACTAACTCATAATTAAATTTCATAAAGAAAATGACGCTAATGCTTACTTTTATAGCAGAGTTATGATATATTATATGTATATTCAAGTAAGGGAGGAAAAAATAATGTGGAAAGAATTTAAGGCTTTTATCGCAAATGATAACATTTTACAATTAGCTACTGCCGTAGTTATGGGTTCAGCTTTTACAGCAATCGTTAATAGTTTAGTTAATGATATCTTCATGCCAATTATTGTTGCTATTACAGGACAAGCAGATGTATCAGGAATCTCACTACAACTAGGAAACACAACAATTGGAATTGGAATGTTTTTACAAGCAATTATTAATTTCTTATTAATCGCTGCAATGTTATTTACTATCATTAAAGCATTAGAAAAAGTTAAACGTCCAGCTCCAGCTCCAGCTGCAGCTGAAGAAGTTCCTGCTGGTCCAAGCGAAACTGAATTATTACAAGAAATCTTAACTGAATTACGTAATAAATAATAAAAAATGCCCCCTAAGTAATGCTTAGGGGGTTTTTTATTTGAATAAAATAAAATTAAAAAAAGAGCCAAACAATCAAGCATTCGCCCAATCATTTAACTCTCCTCAGTATTTATAATCTATCAGCAATAGGAGTTAGCACTCCCCACTAACAATTATTTTTGTGCACGACGCATATAAGTTCCTTCACTTGTATTGATTTCTAAAGATTCTCCTGCTTCGATAAAGTCTGGAACGTTAACTACCAAACCAGTTTCCATTGTAGCTGGTTTACCAGAACCTGTAACAGTCGCACCTTTAATTGACGGTTGAGTTTCAGCAACAGTTAATACTACCGTACTTGGTAATTCAACCCCAATTACTTCAGTACCGAAGAATTGAATTTTAGCTTCCATATTTTCCAATAAGAATTTCAATTCACGTTCAATTGAATCAACTGGTAATTCATATTGCTCATATGTTTCTAAATCCATAAATGATGCAACATCACCCATACTATATAAATATTGAACTGTTTTAGTTTCAATAAATGCACGTTCAAATTTTTCATCTGGACGGAATGTAGTGTCGTAAGTAGCTCCTGTTCTAACATCACGTAATTTCATACGCATGATTGTATTACCTTTACCTGGTTTATGGTGGCTCGCTTCTAATACGCGAATTAATTTTCCGTCTTGTACAATTGTCATACCTGCTCTTAAATCTACTGCAGAAATCATAATCATTATGTCCCCTTTATTCATTTTTTCACTGATTCATTATAACACAACCATTAGAACGGATACAAATGTTAATTTTATCTACTGGCATGCCCTAACGCTTTCAAAGTGAAAAATATCTTAAATACAATCTTTATGGATATAGAAAAACTATGGTATAATGACGGTAAAAATTTTACATGAGGTGGTCACTATGTCATTATTAGCCAATTGCTTTAGCCATAATGTTACGAGTATCGGTATCTCGGCTATTCGTGAGTTTGATGAATTTTGCAATCAAATTAATGGTATCATCAAATTAACACTTGGAGAACCGGATTTCACAACTCCAGAACATATTAAAAGTGCCGGTATCCAGGCAATTGAACAGAATGTGACACGCTATACACACGCTTCTGGTATTTTGGCATTACGTCAAGCAGCAACAGAATGGCTCGCTGATCGATATGATTTACACTATACAGCCGATGAAACAATTGTCACACATGGTGCCACAGAGGGATTAGCCATTGCCTTACATGCGATTATCAATCCGGGTGACAAAATTTTACTACCCTCACCATTTTTTACACTCTATCAGTCCATGATAAAAATTAATGGTGGCATTCCAGTGATGATTGATACGTCCGATAATCACTTCATTCTATCGCCTGAAATGTTAACAGCTGCCTTACAAGAACATGGTGAGGCTGTCAAAGGAATTGTATTGAATTATCCAACGAATCCAACAGGTATTACATGGAATGCTCAAGAAGCTGAGGCAATAGCAAATGTCTTACGAGATAAACCTATTTTTGTTATTAGCGATGAAGTTTACAGTGAATTTGTCTATGACGGCGACCACGTTTCGATTGCTAGTTTCTTACCTGAACAAACTATTGTTGTGCAATCGTTATCCAAATCACACTCCATGACAGGTTGGAGAGCAGGTTTTAATTTTGCACCGCAATATATTACTGATGAAATGAATAAAGTTCATCAAAATTATGTCACAAATGCCACGAGTATTTCTCAAATCGCTGCACTAGAAGCCGTCTTAAATGGACGAGAAGATGCACAGATAATGCGAGAATCCTATATTCGTCGTCGTGATTATATTCATGAGCGTATGACTAAAATGGGCTTTGACATCATTAAACCAAATGGTGCCTTTTATATTTTTGCTAAAATACCTGAACCATTTGAACAAGACAGTAGTAAATTTGTCATAGAAGTGGCACAAAAAGCACGTGTAGCACTCATACCCGGTAGCGGCTTTGGTATCGGTGGTACAAATTATGTTCGTCTAAGCTATGCAGCTAGCGATGATGTCATTACTGAAGCAATGAATCGATTAGAAGCCTTTATGAAAAGTTAAACAATTAAAACAGTGGAACTAAGCAAACAATTCCACTGTTTTTCCTATTTCATGATTTTCTTTCTGTCAATTGATAGAAGAATAAACTACCAAATACAATATTTGTAAAGGTAAAACGATTCCTATTAAAGCAATTATTTTACCAGCTACAAGTTTATACATAGAAATGCGGTTTGCTCGAAGCATGTTAAGTGTTTTTCTTTCGAATTCTGGTAAAAACGACATACCAATAAAAATCGATAATAAGGGAGGAAATAATAAACTACTATTATACAAAGTTAACTGTCCCCACAATACTCGTCCCTCACTACCTAAAATTATATTATTATGGTAATAATAGTAATTAAACAACGCGACAAAGGTAGAAATAAATAAAAATAGTAAACCTATAAAAAACATTGATGTTTTTTTCATTTTTTTCCACTCAGCTATAGTAAAACTAATCATTGTATCCTCCTTTCTTTTTTATCATGATAGTAACTATATAACAATTTAAAATAACAAAAATTATATTCTAAGAATGAGATTTTGAGTCGGTAGAAATTCATAAACGCCACTGGTATTAACACCAATAAAACGATATGGTGCCAAATAAGAGGAACCTATCCACGGACATACAAAGCTCCAGATAAAAGAGGAAAACTTCATTAGGA contains:
- the guaB gene encoding IMP dehydrogenase — protein: MNKWESKFQREGYTFDDVLLVPARSEVLPNDVDLTVQLAPNLKLNIPIISASMDTVTDANMAIAMARQGGLGVIHKNMSIDEQAHEVQKVKRSENGVILDPFYLTPEHLVQDAENLMSHYRISGVPIVKSEQDLTLVGIITNRDMRFISDYQQKIANFMTAENLVTAEVGTSLQEAEKILYQHRIEKLPIVDKEGKLSGLITIKDIEKVIEFPNAAKDKHGRLLVAAAVGVTSDTFERAQALINEQVDALVIDTAHGHSAGVIRKIKEIRDAFPNVTIIAGNVATAEATRDLFEVGVDIVKVGIGPGSICTTRVVAGVGVPQLTAIYECASVAREYDKAIIADGGIKYSGDIVKAIAAGGHAVMLGSMLAGTDESPGEFEIYQGRRFKSYRGMGSLAAMEKGSSDRYFQSKNEANKLVPEGIEGRVAYKGSVADIVFQLLGGLRSGMGYTGSKNLKALREEAQFIRMSGAGLIESHPHDVHITKEAPNYSR
- a CDS encoding DUF1129 family protein, translating into MTDKSKETVEAVEVDVEVLEDLATSDATEKVVETAESDSHDAKEADVYVVPSQTESVLKAVTTDVFNRLTKKNQQYLMAVDKHLESEKLAQSAYQAVFAEIADTLIQGQKTGQTAKQLYGTPTECAAIIKEQHFPTEPKEDLEPSEPWKIALDGALLLGSIYTIMTGFSLLNASNKVQNTIGLITLIVNYIVAGFAMLMIARNLPKPDAPKGQRGYLRYFGMSSLAMIAWVAAVSLVTAFVPKVINPVLPPMVLLVIGLVTIVARFYLKRRLNIRGGVF
- the ychF gene encoding redox-regulated ATPase YchF, giving the protein MALTAGIVGLPNVGKSTLFNAITKAGVEAANYPFATIEPNVGIVEVPDHRLFDITQLIKPKKTVPTTFEFTDIAGIVKGASRGEGLGNKFLSHIRQVDAICHVVRCFDDGNITHVSGTVDPISDIETINLELIFADLETVDKRIARVAKLAKSKDKDAMIEMEVLEKLKEALENNQLANSVEFYDEQLPFVRNLFLLTRKKMLYVANIGEDEVSDPTGNPYLAQVEALAKEQGAEVVPVCARLEEEIAELDDEEKAVFLEDYGLTESGLDRLIQKAYSLLGLATYFTAGEQEVRAWTFRLGMKAPQAAGVIHSDFERGFIRAETVSYDDLMTYQSMTKAKEAGRYRSEGKEYEVQDGDIMLFRFNV
- a CDS encoding DUF951 domain-containing protein codes for the protein MRGEVIMERKPYDKLDIVEMRKPHACQTNRWQVIRMGMDIKIKCEYCGHIVTMTRRDFDKKIKKILKKYEENNAE
- a CDS encoding ParB/RepB/Spo0J family partition protein is translated as MANKNKKGGLGRGMDALFSNYDDQLNDNEIVEELALSEIRSNPYQPRKKFEEAALQELANSIKQSGVFQPIIVRQSSVKGYELIAGERRVRASRLAGKETIPAIVRQIDEEQMIEIAVLENLQREDLSPMEEAEAYNVLMVKLNLTQNEVAERMGKSRPYIANYLRLLSLPEQIKQWVNNGDLSMGLARTLLSIKNKDKQIEIAKKVIEEQLTVRQLEELVQSLSETPEIQKPTSEKDKTIEKPAYLKAIENRMQEYFGTHAVVQQKGEKGKIEIEFLSQSDLIRILDLLNIHL
- a CDS encoding ParA family protein, which produces MGKMIAVGNQKGGVGKTTTTVNLGAALAALGKKVLIIDSDSQGNATSGLGIERVNVINSLYEILVDEIPMAPCILPTSREGLYIVPATIQLAAAEVELANIENRELRLKNAVAPIRDDFDYILVDCPPSLGQLSINAFTASDTILIPVQAEYYALEGLSQLLNTIRLIQRRYNRTFRIEGVLLTMLTRTNLGREVVEEVRKYFQEKVYRTVISRTVSLSVAPSYGQSIIDYDPKSRGAEMYMDLAREVLANGE
- the rsmG gene encoding 16S rRNA (guanine(527)-N(7))-methyltransferase RsmG, giving the protein MNIEQFIIELRKHGIELSNYQIQQFERYYELLIEWNEKINLTAITEKDEVYLKHFFDSIMLLWELPLEHYQQRLVDVGAGAGFPSIPLKIVKPELEITIIDSLNKRINFLNIVSEELQLDNVQAIHARAEDAGQNPVYREQFDIATARAVASLNVLSEFCLPLVRKGGYFLALKAAKGQEELDDAQKAIHVLGAKLEEVKVALLPVEDSERTFIKIRKTLETQKKYPRKAGKPIKQPIK
- a CDS encoding NADPH-dependent oxidoreductase, translating into MNETIKHQLNHRTIRFFKEQAVSNDVLEQLFAVMNRTATSNGLQSYSVIRITDLEKRRAIAEICKQPYVVTAPELLIFIVDSYRNKTIAQQKGYTGTNYRSMDFFFQGAADAYLAAQNVTNAIESLGMGAVYFGSILNDSQAIINILGLPELTFPILGIGFGYPADQPELKPRMPFSYKIGENTYPYHEDIMADLAAYDDEMANYYDSRQSNQKSLAFTDQVTQKFEIAPVLRSQIMRVIEAQGFDLNLKD
- a CDS encoding folate family ECF transporter S component, encoding MKKKLTTIQLSLLGIILGIRIAMSFIPSFKVGTFVELGVGFIGTALSGALFGPFYAMVIGVINDIITALIHGKSFFFGYTLSAAIAGLIYGFGLWRKNHSLKRIFSTVLLITIVVNLGLGSIWVKMMTGKAWEVFMGIRIIKNIFSLFLNTFILYVLFNHPTIKRYIDRYKF
- a CDS encoding FAD-binding oxidoreductase; translated protein: MTKESIAIIGGGIVGSTAAYYLAKAGYTVTLFDEGTGQATSAAAGIICPWFTLRRNKPWYFLVSQGAEFYRQLMRDLTDDGFETTHIFKEQGALIIRKNQKSLDRDIDASTLKKETAPSIQTVKTLSPQESNELFPMLETDYSATHVQGGGRVDGAALIKTLKQAFTMHGGQLINKAAMLTNEHLIQYQQQEPQSFDKILLAAGAWLPNLLEPLNYTVDIRPQKGQLFSIQTDYQDTGNWPVIMPPGKVDIIPNANGEIVIGATHEDDMGYDLTIDNNKLEELFETAKNWIPSITNYSIHNTRVGIRAYTSDYTVLVGKVPQTTNIWAVSGLGSSGLTSGPYLGYQWAQLVQTGKWTISETDFPINKFIQKTNS